One window of the Chryseobacterium camelliae genome contains the following:
- the htpG gene encoding molecular chaperone HtpG, which produces MTKGNINVSVENIFPLIKKFLYSDHEIFLRELISNATDATLKLKHLTGIGEAKVEYGNPKIEVKVDKEQKTLRIIDQGIGMTGEEVEKYINQVAFSGAEEFLEKYKDTAKDSGIIGHFGLGFYSAFMVAEKVEILTKSYKDEPAVRWICDGSPEFTLEETTEKTDRGTEIILHIAEDSTEFLEENKIRELLLKYNKFMPVPIKFGTKTHTLPLPEDAPEDAVAETEEVDNIINNPTPAWTIAPSELMNEDYMKFYHELYPMQFEEPLFHIHLNVDYPFNLTGILFFPKLNNNLNIEKDKIQLYQNQVFVTDEVKGIVPDFLMLLRGVIDSPDIPLNVSRSYLQADGAVKKISSYITKKVGDKMASLINENREDYEKKWNDIKVVIEYGIVTEEKFAEKADKFTLYPTTDGKYFLWNELEEKIKPLQTDKDGKLVILYATNADEQHSYIQSARDKGYEVLLLDSPIVPHVIQKLEGSKENVSFARVDADHINNLIKKDEPVIAKLNNTEKESLKKEVEEAIKDAKFTVQLEDLDSTDAPFTITQPEFMRRMKDMQATGGGGMFGMGGFPEMYNLVVNANSDFAGQILKAESGEAKESLIRHALDLAKLSQNLLKGKDLTDFIQRSYQQITQ; this is translated from the coding sequence ATGACTAAGGGAAATATTAATGTGTCGGTGGAAAACATTTTTCCACTAATCAAAAAGTTTCTGTACAGTGATCATGAGATTTTCCTGAGAGAACTTATTTCGAATGCTACAGATGCTACTTTAAAACTGAAACACTTAACCGGTATCGGTGAAGCGAAGGTAGAATATGGAAACCCGAAGATCGAAGTAAAAGTTGATAAAGAACAGAAGACCCTTCGGATCATCGACCAGGGAATCGGGATGACCGGTGAAGAAGTTGAAAAATACATCAATCAGGTAGCTTTTTCCGGAGCAGAAGAATTCCTCGAAAAATATAAGGATACGGCTAAAGATTCAGGAATTATCGGCCACTTCGGTCTTGGATTCTATTCTGCTTTCATGGTGGCTGAGAAGGTTGAGATCTTAACGAAATCATACAAGGACGAACCGGCAGTACGATGGATCTGTGACGGAAGCCCGGAATTCACCCTTGAAGAAACCACAGAAAAAACAGACCGGGGAACAGAAATTATCCTTCATATTGCTGAAGATTCCACAGAATTCCTGGAGGAGAACAAAATCCGTGAACTGCTGTTGAAATACAACAAGTTCATGCCTGTTCCGATTAAGTTCGGAACCAAAACCCATACATTGCCTTTACCGGAAGATGCTCCTGAAGATGCCGTAGCAGAAACCGAAGAAGTGGATAACATCATCAATAATCCCACTCCGGCCTGGACGATTGCCCCAAGCGAACTTATGAATGAGGATTACATGAAGTTCTACCACGAACTGTATCCGATGCAGTTTGAAGAGCCTCTCTTCCACATCCACTTAAATGTTGATTACCCTTTCAACCTTACCGGGATCCTGTTTTTCCCTAAACTGAACAACAATTTAAATATTGAAAAGGATAAGATCCAGCTGTACCAGAACCAGGTGTTCGTTACCGATGAGGTAAAAGGAATTGTCCCTGACTTCCTGATGCTCCTGCGCGGGGTTATAGACTCTCCGGATATTCCGTTGAACGTTTCCCGTTCTTATTTACAGGCTGATGGGGCCGTGAAGAAAATCTCTTCCTATATCACAAAAAAAGTAGGGGATAAAATGGCCTCCCTGATCAATGAAAACCGTGAAGATTACGAGAAAAAATGGAATGATATCAAAGTGGTTATCGAATATGGGATCGTAACAGAGGAAAAGTTTGCTGAGAAAGCAGATAAATTTACTTTATACCCTACAACCGATGGCAAGTATTTCCTCTGGAATGAACTGGAAGAGAAGATCAAGCCTTTACAGACCGATAAAGACGGAAAACTGGTTATCCTCTATGCTACGAATGCCGATGAACAGCACAGCTACATCCAGTCTGCCAGAGATAAAGGATATGAAGTCCTCCTTCTGGATTCTCCAATTGTTCCCCATGTGATCCAGAAGCTTGAAGGATCAAAGGAAAATGTTTCTTTTGCACGGGTAGATGCCGATCATATCAATAACCTTATTAAGAAAGATGAACCTGTAATTGCCAAGCTTAACAATACGGAAAAGGAATCCCTGAAGAAGGAAGTGGAAGAGGCGATTAAAGATGCGAAGTTCACGGTCCAGCTTGAAGATCTTGACAGCACAGACGCTCCGTTTACCATTACCCAGCCTGAATTCATGAGAAGAATGAAAGATATGCAGGCCACCGGCGGAGGCGGAATGTTCGGTATGGGAGGATTCCCGGAGATGTATAACCTGGTGGTGAATGCCAACAGCGATTTTGCCGGTCAGATTTTGAAGGCTGAATCAGGAGAAGCTAAAGAAAGCCTGATCCGCCATGCGCTTGATCTGGCCAAACTTTCACAGAACTTACTGAAAGGAAAAGATCTGACCGACTTCATCCAGAGAAGTTATCAGCAGATCACCCAATAA
- the recA gene encoding recombinase RecA, translated as MSNIDDKKKALALVLDKLDKTYGKGTVMTLGDDAVDTTIEVIPSGSLGLDIALGVGGYPRGRIIEIYGPESSGKTTLTLHAIAEAQKAGGIAAFIDAEHAFDRGYAGKLGIDLENLIISQPDNGEQALEIADNLIRSGAIDIVVIDSVAALTPKAEIEGEMGDSKMGLHARLMSQALRKLTATISKTKCTVIFINQLREKIGVMFGNPETTTGGNALKFYASVRVDIRKASAPIKNGDEAIGSRVKVKIVKNKVAPPFKQAEFDIMYGEGVSKTGEILDQAVEQGIVKKSGSWFSYEETKLGQGRDAVKDVLKDNPELSEELENKIKEELKNK; from the coding sequence ATGAGCAATATAGACGATAAGAAAAAAGCACTTGCGCTAGTGCTTGACAAACTTGACAAAACGTACGGAAAGGGGACTGTAATGACCCTGGGAGACGACGCTGTGGATACTACCATTGAAGTTATCCCTTCCGGATCTTTAGGATTAGACATCGCTTTAGGCGTTGGCGGATACCCCAGAGGAAGAATCATTGAAATTTACGGACCCGAATCTTCCGGTAAAACAACTCTGACGCTGCACGCCATTGCTGAAGCACAGAAGGCAGGCGGAATTGCAGCTTTTATTGATGCTGAGCACGCTTTCGACAGAGGGTATGCAGGGAAGCTGGGGATTGACCTTGAAAACCTGATTATTTCACAGCCGGACAACGGTGAGCAGGCGCTGGAAATTGCGGATAACCTGATCCGTTCCGGTGCTATTGACATCGTGGTTATCGACTCGGTAGCCGCTCTTACGCCAAAAGCTGAGATTGAAGGTGAAATGGGTGACTCCAAAATGGGTCTTCATGCAAGGCTGATGTCTCAGGCATTGAGAAAACTGACGGCAACCATTTCAAAAACAAAATGTACCGTTATCTTCATCAACCAGCTGAGAGAGAAAATCGGGGTGATGTTCGGGAATCCTGAAACCACTACCGGGGGTAATGCTTTGAAATTCTATGCTTCTGTAAGGGTAGACATCAGAAAAGCCAGTGCCCCGATTAAAAACGGTGATGAGGCTATAGGAAGCCGGGTGAAGGTTAAAATTGTTAAAAACAAGGTGGCTCCTCCTTTCAAACAGGCTGAATTCGACATTATGTACGGAGAAGGTGTTTCAAAAACCGGAGAAATCCTTGATCAGGCAGTAGAACAGGGAATCGTGAAGAAAAGCGGTTCATGGTTCAGCTATGAAGAAACTAAATTAGGCCAGGGGCGTGATGCCGTAAAAGATGTGTTGAAAGACAATCCGGAACTTTCGGAAGAACTGGAAAATAAAATCAAAGAAGAACTGAAAAACAAGTAA
- the pfkA gene encoding 6-phosphofructokinase → MKESAVKKIAVLTSGGDSPGMNAALRAVVRTANYYHIECYGVREGYNGLISGDFLKMGPRSVKNIINQGGTILKSARSMEFKTKEGRQKAYDNCVKLGIDGLVCIGGDGTFTGAKIFNEEFGIRVVGVPGTIDNDIFGTDNTIGYDTALNTAMESIDKIRDTATSHNRVFFVEVMGRDAGFIALNSGLATGALDILIPETRDSMEDLFANFRNAEKTGKASSIVVVAEGEKLGNVYDLAKQTKDEFPDYDIRVTVLGHIQRGGSPSCADRVLASRLGFGAVVGLMDGQTNVMAGMRSNELVFTPIEEAIKKHNEINKDLLLISEILAI, encoded by the coding sequence ATGAAAGAGAGTGCTGTGAAAAAAATTGCGGTTCTTACCTCAGGAGGAGATTCTCCGGGGATGAACGCAGCCTTAAGAGCGGTCGTAAGAACCGCTAACTATTATCATATCGAATGCTACGGAGTCAGAGAAGGCTATAACGGCCTGATCAGCGGGGATTTCCTGAAAATGGGCCCGCGTTCCGTTAAAAATATCATCAACCAGGGCGGTACGATCCTCAAATCAGCCCGCTCCATGGAGTTCAAAACCAAGGAAGGACGCCAGAAAGCGTACGATAACTGTGTGAAGCTGGGTATAGACGGTTTAGTCTGCATCGGCGGAGACGGAACCTTTACAGGAGCAAAAATCTTTAACGAAGAATTCGGAATCAGGGTTGTGGGTGTTCCCGGAACCATTGACAATGATATTTTCGGTACAGACAATACCATCGGGTATGACACTGCCCTGAATACGGCCATGGAATCCATTGATAAAATCCGTGACACGGCCACTTCCCACAACAGGGTTTTCTTTGTGGAAGTCATGGGCCGGGATGCAGGCTTTATCGCGCTGAACAGCGGACTGGCAACAGGTGCACTGGATATCCTTATCCCTGAAACCAGAGACAGCATGGAAGACCTGTTTGCGAACTTCAGAAATGCTGAAAAAACAGGGAAAGCCTCCAGCATTGTTGTCGTTGCAGAAGGGGAAAAGCTGGGGAATGTTTATGACCTGGCTAAGCAGACGAAAGATGAATTCCCGGATTATGACATCCGCGTCACTGTACTTGGGCACATCCAGAGGGGAGGTTCTCCAAGCTGTGCAGACCGGGTTTTAGCAAGCAGACTGGGCTTTGGTGCTGTCGTAGGCCTGATGGACGGACAGACCAACGTAATGGCAGGCATGCGTTCCAACGAACTGGTGTTTACCCCTATCGAGGAAGCCATTAAAAAACATAATGAAATCAATAAAGATCTTTTGCTGATTTCTGAAATCTTAGCAATCTAA
- a CDS encoding putative DNA modification/repair radical SAM protein, with the protein MNFDRLKEKLEILADAAKYDVSCSSSGGTRKNKKGALGDSSVSGICHTYTEDGRCVSLLKILLTNHCIYDCAYCVSRSSNDIKRAAFTVEEVVDLTINFYRRNYIEGLFLSSGIFKNADTTMERLVRVAKKLRLEENFNGYIHLKSIPGASDELMQEAALYADRLSVNLEIPTESGLKLLAPEKNRQDMLNPMKYIQKGIDQYKDEKKIFRKVPKFAPAGQSTQMIVGATNENDLQIIKVADHFYKNFSLKRVYYSGYVPVLEDKRLPALTTEVPMLRENRLYQSDWLMRFYGFKAEEILDPNMPFLDLEVDPKMSWALRHLDQFPVNLQTADYQMILRIPGIGVKTAKKIVSARRFQVLTMDHLTKLGAAVNRAKYFIDFNAGNAYLRYLTDKNFRKLIIGGSSSKFHNQFSQQLTLF; encoded by the coding sequence ATGAATTTTGACCGTCTGAAAGAAAAACTTGAAATCCTTGCCGATGCAGCGAAATACGATGTTTCCTGTTCGTCCAGCGGAGGAACGAGGAAAAACAAAAAAGGGGCTCTGGGCGACAGTTCAGTCAGCGGCATCTGCCATACCTATACTGAGGACGGACGATGTGTTTCACTCCTGAAAATCCTTTTGACCAATCACTGTATTTACGACTGTGCCTATTGTGTATCCAGAAGTTCGAATGATATCAAAAGAGCTGCATTCACCGTAGAAGAAGTTGTAGACCTTACCATTAATTTCTATCGCAGGAATTATATTGAAGGATTATTTCTGAGCTCCGGTATTTTTAAAAATGCAGATACGACCATGGAACGTTTGGTAAGGGTAGCCAAAAAGCTGCGGCTGGAAGAAAACTTCAACGGGTATATCCATTTAAAATCCATCCCTGGAGCAAGCGACGAACTGATGCAGGAAGCCGCTTTATATGCAGACCGGCTTTCCGTTAATCTTGAAATCCCCACCGAAAGCGGGCTTAAGCTTCTGGCTCCTGAGAAGAACCGCCAGGATATGCTGAATCCGATGAAGTACATCCAGAAAGGGATCGACCAGTATAAGGATGAAAAGAAGATTTTCAGGAAAGTTCCGAAATTTGCTCCGGCAGGACAGTCTACCCAGATGATTGTGGGTGCGACCAATGAAAATGACCTCCAGATCATCAAAGTGGCGGATCACTTTTATAAAAATTTCAGCCTGAAAAGAGTGTATTACTCAGGATATGTACCGGTATTGGAGGATAAGCGCCTTCCGGCTTTAACAACGGAAGTTCCCATGCTCAGGGAAAACCGTTTATATCAGTCGGATTGGCTGATGAGGTTTTATGGCTTCAAGGCAGAAGAAATCCTGGACCCGAACATGCCGTTCCTGGATCTTGAAGTAGACCCTAAAATGAGCTGGGCGCTGAGGCATCTTGACCAGTTCCCGGTTAACCTTCAGACTGCCGATTACCAGATGATTTTAAGAATCCCGGGGATTGGTGTAAAAACGGCCAAAAAAATTGTCAGTGCGAGGCGTTTCCAGGTACTTACCATGGATCACCTGACGAAATTAGGCGCTGCCGTTAACCGGGCTAAATATTTTATTGATTTTAATGCCGGTAATGCTTATCTAAGGTATCTCACCGATAAAAATTTCAGGAAGCTGATCATTGGGGGAAGCTCATCTAAGTTCCACAATCAGTTTTCCCAGCAGCTTACCCTGTTTTAA
- a CDS encoding MGMT family protein, with protein MDDIFKKQVYELVRMIPKGRVSTYGAIAKAVGYPNHSRHVGKAMGGCPKDVPAHRVISASGVLSVPEFQSRLEAEGITVQNLRIKNFKTLFWDPLKEL; from the coding sequence ATGGATGATATTTTCAAAAAGCAGGTCTATGAACTGGTCAGGATGATCCCGAAAGGCCGCGTTTCTACCTATGGAGCCATAGCTAAAGCCGTAGGATATCCCAACCATTCCAGGCATGTGGGAAAAGCAATGGGCGGCTGCCCTAAAGATGTACCCGCACACAGAGTCATTTCCGCTTCAGGCGTCCTGTCTGTGCCGGAATTTCAGTCCAGGCTTGAAGCAGAGGGAATTACCGTGCAGAATTTAAGAATTAAAAATTTTAAAACCCTGTTCTGGGATCCTCTGAAGGAACTTTAA
- the gap gene encoding type I glyceraldehyde-3-phosphate dehydrogenase — protein sequence MSTIKVGINGFGRIGRLVFRAMTERDNIEVVGINDLINAEYMAYMLKYDSVHGIFPGEVSVEGNDLVVNGKKIRVTAEKDPNNLKWNEVGADYIVESTGLFLDKENAAKHINAGAKKVILSAPSKDDTPMFVMGVNHKELTDDIKILSNASCTTNCLAPLAKVIHDKFGIEEGLMTTVHATTATQKTVDGPSMKDWRGGRAALNNIIPSSTGAAKAVGKVIPSLNGKLTGMSFRVPTVDVSVVDLTVRLEKAASYEEICAAIKEASEGELKGILGYTEDAVVSQDFVGDKRTSIFDKDAGIMLSPNFVKLVSWYDNEMGYSNKLVDMLIHAASL from the coding sequence ATGTCAACAATTAAAGTAGGTATCAACGGGTTTGGTAGAATCGGACGTCTTGTGTTCAGAGCAATGACTGAAAGAGATAACATCGAAGTAGTAGGAATCAATGACCTGATCAATGCAGAATATATGGCTTATATGCTGAAGTATGATTCTGTACACGGTATTTTCCCGGGAGAAGTTTCCGTAGAAGGAAATGATCTTGTGGTAAACGGAAAAAAGATCAGGGTTACTGCTGAAAAAGACCCGAACAACCTTAAATGGAATGAAGTAGGTGCAGACTATATCGTAGAATCAACAGGGCTTTTCCTGGATAAAGAAAATGCTGCCAAACACATCAATGCCGGAGCTAAAAAAGTAATCCTTTCTGCTCCTTCCAAAGATGATACGCCGATGTTCGTAATGGGAGTAAACCACAAAGAGCTTACTGACGATATCAAAATTTTATCCAACGCTTCTTGTACAACCAACTGTTTAGCACCTTTGGCTAAAGTAATCCACGATAAATTCGGGATCGAAGAAGGTCTGATGACTACCGTACACGCTACTACAGCAACTCAGAAAACCGTTGACGGTCCTTCCATGAAAGACTGGAGAGGCGGTAGAGCTGCTCTGAACAATATCATCCCGTCTTCTACCGGTGCTGCTAAAGCAGTAGGTAAAGTAATCCCTTCACTGAACGGAAAATTAACGGGTATGTCTTTCAGAGTACCAACCGTAGACGTATCTGTGGTTGACCTTACTGTAAGGCTTGAAAAAGCCGCTTCTTATGAAGAGATCTGTGCAGCCATCAAGGAAGCATCCGAAGGAGAACTGAAAGGGATCCTTGGATACACTGAAGATGCTGTGGTATCTCAGGATTTCGTAGGAGATAAGAGAACCTCTATCTTCGACAAAGATGCCGGAATCATGCTTTCTCCTAATTTCGTGAAACTTGTTTCTTGGTATGACAATGAAATGGGATACTCTAACAAATTAGTAGACATGCTGATTCACGCAGCTTCTTTGTAA
- a CDS encoding oxygenase MpaB family protein, whose product MMTRPRFSDSGHFIDFWTTGNGKQLIEFSGAEVSLDHFQKFAPFVYHTDEAGDKVVQDIYFTRSFPEASKAIEQFIRNPVSEQDDIPESVKQLFLQTQKIPDWLDYNLLRSGAELCMRCNLDSLISLRDYCLMGGYDFAYLNKPLIITGALKKGAVKRLSETLDFWVNVTRYDALELHAKGYEFAVKTRMIHSYARLSIKKHYKEWDTENWGEPINSWDMMATYTGFSLVFLHSLHKLGNRFSKEEELGIFHLWKYVGYLLGIPEQLLPDNKKQATEYFYLWTSNQPSADQDSVLLAHSLLNESLENPMLKYRFQRKNLRYLHICCTWFLLDNEVCHRLQIPDVPLKKAFPVTKLTLNKIYDTVVSCKERIRKGDASQMKVLNDYHSITQNSNFH is encoded by the coding sequence ATGATGACAAGACCGAGATTTTCAGATTCCGGACACTTTATAGATTTCTGGACTACAGGTAACGGAAAGCAGCTGATTGAATTTTCCGGCGCCGAAGTAAGCCTTGATCATTTTCAGAAGTTTGCACCGTTTGTTTACCATACCGATGAAGCCGGAGACAAAGTTGTACAAGACATTTACTTCACCCGTTCGTTTCCGGAAGCGTCAAAAGCAATCGAACAGTTCATCCGGAATCCGGTTTCAGAACAGGATGATATCCCTGAAAGCGTGAAGCAGCTTTTCCTGCAAACCCAGAAGATTCCTGACTGGCTGGATTACAACCTCCTCAGAAGTGGTGCCGAACTGTGTATGCGCTGCAACCTGGATTCGCTCATCTCACTCCGTGATTACTGCCTGATGGGCGGTTATGACTTTGCTTACCTCAATAAACCGCTGATCATTACCGGTGCCCTGAAAAAGGGAGCTGTAAAAAGGCTTTCCGAGACGCTGGATTTCTGGGTAAATGTTACCCGGTATGATGCGCTGGAACTCCATGCAAAAGGATATGAATTTGCCGTCAAAACCCGGATGATCCACTCGTATGCCCGGCTTTCCATTAAGAAACACTATAAAGAATGGGATACTGAAAACTGGGGCGAGCCTATCAACTCATGGGATATGATGGCTACCTATACAGGATTCAGCCTGGTATTCCTGCACAGCCTGCATAAGCTTGGCAACCGGTTTTCGAAGGAAGAAGAACTGGGTATTTTCCATCTGTGGAAATATGTCGGCTATTTACTGGGCATACCGGAACAACTGCTGCCGGATAATAAAAAACAGGCTACCGAATATTTTTACCTCTGGACTTCCAACCAGCCTTCAGCCGATCAGGACTCTGTCCTGCTTGCCCATTCCTTACTCAACGAATCCCTGGAAAACCCTATGCTGAAATATCGTTTCCAGAGGAAAAACCTACGCTACCTGCATATCTGCTGTACATGGTTTCTGCTGGATAACGAAGTCTGCCACAGGCTTCAGATTCCTGATGTTCCGCTGAAAAAAGCCTTTCCGGTAACCAAGCTGACGCTCAACAAAATCTATGATACCGTAGTAAGCTGTAAAGAAAGAATCAGGAAAGGCGATGCAAGCCAGATGAAAGTGCTGAATGATTACCACAGCATTACACAAAATTCTAATTTTCATTAA
- a CDS encoding helix-turn-helix domain-containing protein — translation MQKEKLRLLRKRKGYTQKDVADAIATDVSNYSRKESGDVRIIKDEWEKIAKFLNVSVDEIYEEDEPKVIVNNEHPVFNDNAVSTGVMTQFNSISTSVIQNLQEYIGLLKKEIDRLNEEVQELKKK, via the coding sequence ATGCAAAAGGAAAAGCTACGTTTATTAAGGAAAAGAAAGGGATACACGCAAAAGGATGTTGCAGATGCCATTGCCACTGATGTATCCAATTACAGCAGAAAGGAGAGCGGAGATGTGAGAATCATTAAGGATGAATGGGAGAAAATTGCAAAATTTCTCAATGTATCGGTAGATGAGATTTACGAGGAGGATGAACCTAAAGTCATCGTTAATAACGAACATCCCGTATTCAATGACAATGCTGTTTCTACAGGAGTGATGACGCAGTTCAACAGCATTTCCACATCCGTTATTCAGAATCTTCAGGAGTACATTGGACTGTTGAAAAAAGAGATAGACCGGCTTAATGAAGAGGTGCAGGAACTGAAAAAGAAATAG
- a CDS encoding TIGR03915 family putative DNA repair protein, translating to MTTLLYDGSFDGLFTAVFEVFEYRYKDVEIVSRENFHQENIFADIHEVITQQEKSERVLNKLEQNIGKQGIHELLKVYLSEDPEAEQLILSAVRQSVQFPGENVLQNYADSHILKISKICKSVSRERHRMTAFVRFEKMQDEVFFAKIDPDFNVLPLIRKHFKDRYQDQKWMIYDLRRNYGILYDLETCDFFYPDEKIDLKKYEQKFHDQEKSYQTLWQRYFTRTNIVERKNIKLHLQHVPKRYWKYLTEKW from the coding sequence ATGACTACCCTACTCTATGACGGAAGTTTCGACGGCTTATTTACTGCAGTATTTGAGGTTTTCGAATACCGGTATAAAGATGTTGAAATCGTAAGCAGGGAAAATTTTCATCAGGAGAATATTTTTGCAGATATCCATGAAGTGATTACCCAGCAGGAAAAGTCCGAGCGGGTTTTGAATAAGCTGGAGCAGAATATAGGGAAACAGGGCATCCATGAATTGTTAAAAGTTTACCTGTCTGAGGATCCTGAAGCCGAGCAATTAATTTTATCTGCCGTGAGGCAATCCGTACAGTTTCCCGGGGAAAATGTCCTGCAGAATTATGCCGACAGCCATATTTTGAAAATTTCCAAGATCTGCAAATCAGTAAGCCGCGAGAGACACCGGATGACGGCCTTCGTACGCTTTGAAAAAATGCAGGATGAAGTTTTCTTTGCCAAAATCGATCCCGATTTCAATGTGCTTCCGCTGATCCGGAAACATTTCAAGGACCGGTATCAGGACCAGAAGTGGATGATTTACGATCTCAGGCGGAATTACGGTATCCTGTATGACCTGGAAACCTGTGACTTCTTTTATCCTGATGAAAAGATCGACCTGAAAAAATATGAGCAGAAATTCCATGATCAGGAGAAAAGCTACCAGACGCTATGGCAGAGGTATTTTACCCGAACCAACATTGTAGAACGCAAGAACATCAAACTGCACCTCCAGCATGTCCCGAAGCGCTACTGGAAGTACCTGACGGAGAAATGGTAG
- a CDS encoding GLPGLI family protein, producing the protein MKQCLLLSASVIITSFMKSQGFNVLYEADYKMVYKDQKANPTSQEDTFALLINIKASYYKNMKKYVEDSLKYEEKIHEKTDFREGLRFITDFPEYIGTTSGKLYVTLPIGNKPFAYEETNSLKWQIVNEHQSLNGYRCQKAVTKKYVRTWIAWFTRDIPFPFGPYKFNKLPGLIVEVYDENKDYIFSLYNFRKRTYFCKSANMSPHASAVYKNKVFDYQRKEIADPNNYNKLITDPETLSYVLKKARERAQNYNPIELSID; encoded by the coding sequence ATGAAACAATGCCTCCTTCTTTCAGCATCGGTGATTATTACATCCTTTATGAAATCCCAGGGATTCAATGTGCTGTACGAAGCAGATTATAAGATGGTTTACAAAGATCAGAAAGCAAACCCGACATCCCAGGAAGATACATTTGCCTTACTGATCAATATCAAAGCGTCTTATTATAAAAACATGAAGAAATATGTGGAGGACTCATTGAAGTATGAGGAGAAGATCCATGAGAAGACGGACTTCAGGGAAGGGCTACGGTTCATCACCGATTTCCCGGAATATATCGGCACCACATCAGGCAAGCTTTATGTAACACTGCCTATAGGCAATAAACCGTTTGCCTATGAAGAAACCAACAGCCTTAAATGGCAAATCGTTAATGAGCATCAATCTTTAAACGGATACCGCTGCCAAAAAGCGGTTACAAAAAAATACGTCAGAACCTGGATTGCCTGGTTTACCAGAGATATTCCCTTTCCGTTCGGGCCGTATAAATTCAATAAGCTTCCGGGCCTGATCGTAGAAGTATATGACGAAAATAAAGACTATATATTTTCCCTGTATAACTTCAGGAAGAGGACATACTTCTGTAAATCGGCAAATATGTCACCTCATGCATCAGCTGTGTATAAAAATAAGGTGTTCGATTATCAAAGAAAAGAAATTGCAGATCCGAATAATTACAATAAGCTGATTACGGATCCTGAAACGTTAAGTTATGTTTTGAAAAAAGCCCGGGAAAGAGCCCAAAATTATAATCCTATAGAATTAAGCATAGATTAA
- a CDS encoding LuxR C-terminal-related transcriptional regulator: protein MTKKYLTQAKKPHPLIEVWNDYPEILQNDNRILPVPSIEQIIGEVFAPGKFYYYVINFADSTISHHHENILKMHGLSKYPVHLKDIIDLIHPDDLEFVMEAERMSIEKMKQINGFDYQHELKTSYCFRMRTPEGNYGLFHHQALHTYKDENGRLLQAVNIHTHIEHITQNNSYIVLVSGINGREDFHQMQWIKKDDFPKSTAVVFTTREVEILNCIAKGYATCEISGMLNISEETVRTHRKNILKKADARNSSELVKKAFEWGYL from the coding sequence ATGACTAAAAAATATCTGACCCAAGCCAAAAAACCGCATCCTCTTATTGAGGTATGGAACGATTACCCTGAAATACTGCAAAACGACAACAGGATACTGCCTGTTCCATCTATCGAACAGATCATCGGAGAAGTTTTTGCTCCGGGTAAGTTTTATTATTACGTTATTAACTTTGCAGACAGTACCATCAGCCATCATCATGAAAATATCCTGAAGATGCACGGCCTCAGCAAATATCCTGTACACCTGAAAGACATTATAGACCTGATCCATCCTGATGACCTTGAATTTGTGATGGAGGCCGAAAGAATGTCTATAGAAAAAATGAAGCAAATCAATGGCTTTGATTACCAGCACGAGCTTAAAACCAGCTACTGCTTCAGGATGAGGACTCCCGAAGGCAATTACGGCCTCTTTCACCATCAGGCTTTGCATACCTATAAAGACGAAAACGGAAGGCTTTTACAGGCTGTGAACATCCATACGCACATTGAGCATATTACACAGAATAATTCTTACATCGTACTGGTTTCCGGCATCAATGGAAGGGAAGATTTCCACCAGATGCAATGGATCAAAAAAGACGATTTTCCAAAATCTACTGCTGTGGTCTTTACCACAAGAGAAGTGGAAATCCTCAACTGTATTGCAAAAGGATATGCTACATGTGAAATTTCCGGTATGCTGAATATTTCTGAAGAAACGGTCCGGACACACCGGAAAAACATCCTGAAAAAAGCAGATGCCAGAAACAGCTCAGAACTGGTCAAGAAAGCTTTTGAGTGGGGATACCTGTAA